The following proteins are encoded in a genomic region of Nicotiana sylvestris chromosome 4, ASM39365v2, whole genome shotgun sequence:
- the LOC138890087 gene encoding uncharacterized protein, whose protein sequence is MHNFIIVEDSELWDVICDGPHVSLKKVGEPGVMVPKTRKEYININIKVVKKNFCAKKILVYSVGPDEYNRISTCQYAKEIWEALQTAHERTTQVKQTKIDMLTTEYELFRMKDDESIQDMHTRFTSIINQLHSLGDIILRNKLVRKVLSVLPSSWERR, encoded by the coding sequence ATGCATAATTTTATAATAGTAGAAGACTCTGAGTTGTGGGACgtcatttgtgatggtccacatgtttCTCTGAAGAAGGTTGGAGAACCTGGAGTGATGGTGCCGAAAACCAGAAAAGAATACATCAATATTAACATAAAAGTTGTTAAGAAGAACTTTTGTGCCAAGAAGATCTTGGTATATAGTgtaggacctgatgagtacaataGAATCTCAACATGTCAATATGCCAAGGAAATATGGGAAGCATTGCAAACGGCACATGAAAGAACTACTCAGGTTAAACAGAccaagattgacatgctcaccacCGAGTATGAGCTTTTCAGGATGAAAgatgatgagtctatacaagatatgcacactaGATTCACATCTATCATAAATCagcttcattcacttggagaCATTATTCTTAGAAACAAGCTAGTAAGGAAGGTTCTCAGTGTTCTACCTAGCTCTTGGGAGAGAAGGTGA